The Plasmodium vinckei vinckei genome assembly, chromosome: PVVCY_08 genome contains the following window.
atattttttggaGGAATAGTATCCGCTTGATTTCCTaagttgtttttttcattttggcTAGTTTgtgtattttcattttttgtcgGAGAACAATTAGAATTAATGTCGTTAGAGAAAGATGATGCTAAGtaattatttgtatctTCTTCAAATGTATTACTAAAAGGAGTTCCACTAATATTATCTAAATTTTGAGACAATTTAGAATTTAACATATCCGTATAATTTCCaagaaataaatcaaattgAATTTGAGTTACATAATTGTAATGCTCATGTATTAACATATCTAAATCGTTACatgtaaaaattttttttttaaattcataCCAATTCATATCTATAAcatcataataaaaatatgataaaatattttgaataaaatgaaacatttcatttcttataatattacaatGTGTAAAAACagaattataataaattaaattaataattttaaatagatgtgtaaataaataccatatatttgatagttcacattgtattttttttaacttaattaataatacatttatacttttatatatatttttaattttatttgtaaaaataatatctaATGGTTTTTCAACTACAAAATCTAATACTAAAATATCCCATCCTATATCTCCTCTTTTTGCATTAAACTTTtcaataattaattttttaattatatttttatttgatgtAAAAATCGAAGATGATTTTATGCATAACTCtagtttattatttagataatgtctttttaattcctctgcattcatatataaatctGTCTTCATGCTCTCAAAAAtgttttcaaataaatcaCCATCAACTAAAAGAATGAAATGCCTAAATGCTTTGAAGTGTTCATATAATCCATACTGTTTTATAAGTAGTGAAAATAGTtcttgatttttttttttagatatatgttttatataattatctaCATTTTCTACATAAGTATGGAAATCATTGatggaaaatatatctGTATTAATTGGAATTGAAGACGATCtatcaaaaaaatcatatttattttcttgttCAAATTTAATATCAGGCATAGTATCAGTAACACCCCAATTTACAGACtttgtattattaacaCTAAGATAGTTTAAAAGGTATACACATTTTCCGGTtagtaaaatttttttagctGTTGTTGTGGTGAGAAATAATGgaatattattcatatctattacaaatttataCATCCATATTTGTTCAGATgtaacattattatttaaagaaataaaagtttctttatatttatcttttaGTATTCCATTTTGAACCCattgttttaatattaaatttatgggcttaatacatttttgtaaaatttttttataaattttttcttcatcataATCATAAACTTGTGATTTTGAATATacaaaagataaaaattgaCATCCTGTAGATCTTTGTGATTCATCAATGACATTTACTAATActcttaatattttatatgactCATGtaataatgcatataatacttttattcctatatatacagtatttttatgtatatgttCATTAATTTCACTTTCAATAtgtgataataatttataatattcattaaGATATTCTCTAACTATTTGATACAATGCATCTATCACTAGACTCCCTTTTCTTCTGCCTAAAATTTgtgtattatatttcattcCATCTTTTGTTACACTATCTGTATGTCCATGATCTAGTTCGCTTCCTTCACTACTAAACCCGTCATCGATATTATTTGGACTATTTGAGCTATCCCccatattcatattttctgACTGTATAAGGGCTACAGTTTCTGTTCTTTCTTGAAATGGATTGCTAGACATACCATCTTCTTCAAAGTtgtcaaaataatttgaagTGTTATATGAAGAAGTTCCTTCACTAGCCATTTCGTTTGtagaaatattaatatatttttgtaactTACGAAATAGTATACCTACTTTACTTATGGtagtaataaaatgatGCATACCCATACTTACTTTCCTATTACAAACACAAAAAGCATTTTctcttttattaaattttatatattcaccATTTATTCCTTGAAGTGGATATATTAAATCtcttaataataaattttcatcTATATCTAAactattaaatttattgttcaatataattgttgcaaatatacttttattcatgaaattttttttgtgaattatatcattttctacAACTGTTGTTAcagtttttgtttttaattgaTTTGATTCAGTTTCAGtaatactattattttgtgtTCTATTGATAGGAACAATATTTTGctcattatataaattagttACATTATTAGCTTGTTCTACTATTTCATCGGATTTAATAAgtctattattatttgatttattttgattgACAGTATTATTAGATATTTTTAGACGTGTTGTGTTTGCCTCGTTTTTTTCAACAtgttcattttgtttatttgtGTCTGGTACTATTTGTCTATTATTTAAGTTTGTAGTTAGATTAATATGTGTAACTTCATTTTCTCCAACTTCATCTTGATACATTTTAAGTTTTAAAAGTATAtgaagtatatatttataattaattttactatcctccaatttttttaacatgacccttattttgtttaatgttaagttactattttttaaacaataatattcaatatcatgttttatatttgtagtttcattataatctaaaatattataatttataagtgacgataatat
Protein-coding sequences here:
- a CDS encoding gamma-tubulin complex component, putative yields the protein MSLNPNFNPNTPGSPEYMNESGENKNTHNFSNINNTYTYKENYYNKNGPSTGLIRNKNEIQYQKQNPDQHIQKKVTVINNGENYTVAETSGITRDTENVKNNTTLTKISKKLDEKNTENFKSITHFAKYLFFIAKKIATINNKHNSSSLNTPHFNEEIQKMLVKHLIYKLNKILSSLINYNILDYNETTNIKHDIEYYCLKNSNLTLNKIRVMLKKLEDSKINYKYILHILLKLKMYQDEVGENEVTHINLTTNLNNRQIVPDTNKQNEHVEKNEANTTRLKISNNTVNQNKSNNNRLIKSDEIVEQANNVTNLYNEQNIVPINRTQNNSITETESNQLKTKTVTTVVENDIIHKKNFMNKSIFATIILNNKFNSLDIDENLLLRDLIYPLQGINGEYIKFNKRENAFCVCNRKVSMGMHHFITTISKVGILFRKLQKYINISTNEMASEGTSSYNTSNYFDNFEEDGMSSNPFQERTETVALIQSENMNMGDSSNSPNNIDDGFSSEGSELDHGHTDSVTKDGMKYNTQILGRRKGSLVIDALYQIVREYLNEYYKLLSHIESEINEHIHKNTVYIGIKVLYALLHESYKILRVLVNVIDESQRSTGCQFLSFVYSKSQVYDYDEEKIYKKILQKCIKPINLILKQWVQNGILKDKYKETFISLNNNVTSEQIWMYKFVIDMNNIPLFLTTTTAKKILLTGKCVYLLNYLSVNNTKSVNWGVTDTMPDIKFEQENKYDFFDRSSSIPINTDIFSINDFHTYVENVDNYIKHISKKKNQELFSLLIKQYGLYEHFKAFRHFILLVDGDLFENIFESMKTDLYMNAEELKRHYLNNKLELCIKSSSIFTSNKNIIKKLIIEKFNAKRGDIGWDILVLDFVVEKPLDIIFTNKIKNIYKSINVLLIKLKKIQCELSNIWYLFTHLFKIINLIYYNSVFTHCNIIRNEMFHFIQNILSYFYYDVIDMNWYEFKKKIFTCNDLDMLIHEHYNYVTQIQFDLFLGNYTDMLNSKLSQNLDNISGTPFSNTFEEDTNNYLASSFSNDINSNCSPTKNENTQTSQNEKNNLGNQADTIPPKNMENETLICLNKILDIISRFINLTSSLISTVCENYSDIKSLTEKKRQQRNDQNAEPNTDPTMNDVDIDYINNYINYNIIGEKTIKDIKMLLKYYRNYIYKFICLLLSENKYLYMHSKNTKRDKLYSLRLLASRLDFNLYYVNISKIMDSQKNMKLNISKQINMINK